From Sphingomonas hengshuiensis, one genomic window encodes:
- a CDS encoding GNAT family N-acetyltransferase — protein MIAIDRLLLRRWEDRDRAPFHAMCVDPEVMAHLGPPLSRAESDAAIDRQNGLYDSIGHCFWAVERRDDGAFLGFCGLKPGAEATPIEGEIEIGWRLARAHWGRGYAREAAQASLAWGWANLDVPRIAAITTPGNTRSWGLMERIGMVRAPHDDFDHPAAIAALRAHITYRIARPASSG, from the coding sequence ATGATCGCGATCGATCGCCTGCTGCTCCGCCGCTGGGAGGATCGCGACCGCGCGCCGTTCCACGCGATGTGCGTCGATCCCGAGGTGATGGCGCACCTTGGCCCACCGCTCAGCCGCGCCGAATCGGATGCCGCGATCGATCGCCAGAATGGCTTGTACGACAGCATCGGCCATTGTTTCTGGGCAGTGGAGCGCCGCGACGATGGCGCGTTCCTGGGCTTTTGCGGGCTCAAGCCCGGCGCGGAGGCGACGCCGATCGAGGGGGAGATCGAAATCGGCTGGCGGCTGGCGCGCGCGCATTGGGGCAGGGGCTATGCCCGAGAGGCGGCGCAGGCGAGCCTCGCCTGGGGCTGGGCGAATCTCGACGTGCCGCGCATCGCGGCGATCACGACCCCCGGCAACACGCGCAGCTGGGGGCTGATGGAGCGGATCGGCATGGTTCGCGCGCCGCACGACGATTTCGACCATCCCGCCGCGATCGCCGCGTTGCGCGCGCACATCACCTATCGGATAGCGCGCCCGGCTTCGTCCGGCTGA
- a CDS encoding spermidine synthase: MSSAVSRVEGGVDASPHVARGLFVVAILSGSFLLFLVQPMVARMALPKLGGAPAVWNSAMLVYQALLLGGYAYAHWLGRVPPRMQAAIHLGVLAVAALWLPIGLFAMDLPANAEPAFWVPWLFGASIGPLFFAISAQAPLLQRWYSAATGGRDPYALYAASNIGSFGGLLAYPLVVEPLLALKGQSLLWTSGYALVFVLVAACATLLPRKAAETPHIVHHSPPAGARRVAHWILLAFVPSGLMLATTTFLTTDIVAVPMLWVLPLGLYLLSFSVAFLNDRSLPDVLTKFVPVTLLLFGATLIAGHQALAYVNALIGLLLLFLVSVALHGRMYALRPAPDRLTGFYLAMSVGGALGGVFSGLLAPVLFDWTYEYPLLILAAGALVPQAFLLPAIGRLWSGAAQVYRIKVLAVALAVSVVVLVGIANPGGVLGEMHEQIAFLLVAIIGLLAIGRRVPFLIALAGGLFIFGGYRSIQMSIADARTRSYFGVYTVTETDSERRLAHGTTLHGIQLLGARSRLPTTYYVAGSGVGQAMLALPRLYGPGARVGVVGLGSGTLACYARPGQQWRFYEIDPAVVKLSRDSGPFTFLPQCLPGADIAIGDARLRLGEAPAASLDLLALDAFSSDAVPMHLMTSEAFDTYGRVLAPNGLLLVHISNRFLALSPVVAAAAEKGGWHAARLIYEPSALEKHDEASVSDWIALSRSLPTLIALTQGHPGWRTLTPRAGFTGWTDDYASVVPVMRAFNPSLAEE; the protein is encoded by the coding sequence ATGTCTTCCGCAGTGAGCCGGGTGGAGGGGGGCGTCGATGCGTCGCCGCACGTCGCGCGCGGGCTGTTCGTGGTGGCGATCCTGTCGGGGTCGTTCCTGCTGTTCCTTGTCCAGCCGATGGTCGCGCGCATGGCGCTGCCCAAGCTGGGTGGTGCGCCGGCCGTGTGGAATTCGGCGATGCTGGTCTATCAGGCGCTGCTGCTCGGCGGTTATGCCTATGCGCATTGGCTGGGGCGGGTGCCCCCGCGCATGCAGGCGGCGATCCATCTGGGCGTGCTGGCGGTCGCGGCGCTGTGGCTTCCGATCGGGCTGTTCGCGATGGACCTGCCCGCCAATGCCGAGCCCGCCTTCTGGGTGCCCTGGCTGTTCGGCGCGTCGATCGGACCGCTGTTCTTCGCGATTTCGGCGCAGGCCCCGTTGCTCCAGCGCTGGTACAGCGCGGCGACCGGCGGGCGCGACCCCTATGCGCTGTATGCCGCATCGAACATCGGCAGCTTTGGCGGGCTGCTCGCCTATCCGCTGGTGGTCGAGCCCTTGCTCGCGCTGAAAGGACAGAGCCTGTTGTGGACGAGCGGCTATGCGCTGGTCTTCGTGCTGGTCGCTGCCTGCGCGACGTTGCTCCCGCGCAAGGCCGCCGAGACGCCGCACATCGTTCACCACAGCCCGCCAGCGGGCGCGCGGCGGGTGGCGCACTGGATCCTGCTCGCCTTCGTCCCCTCTGGCCTGATGCTCGCGACGACGACCTTCCTGACGACGGACATCGTCGCGGTGCCGATGCTGTGGGTGTTGCCGCTGGGGCTGTATCTGCTCAGCTTCTCGGTCGCGTTCCTGAACGACCGCTCGTTGCCCGACGTGCTCACAAAGTTCGTGCCCGTGACGCTGTTGCTGTTCGGCGCGACGCTGATCGCGGGGCATCAGGCGCTGGCCTATGTCAACGCGTTGATCGGGTTGTTGCTGTTGTTCCTGGTATCGGTGGCGCTGCACGGGCGGATGTACGCGCTTCGGCCCGCGCCCGATCGGCTGACGGGCTTTTATCTCGCCATGTCGGTGGGGGGCGCGCTGGGCGGGGTGTTTTCCGGGTTGCTCGCGCCGGTGCTGTTCGACTGGACCTATGAATATCCGCTGCTGATTCTCGCGGCGGGGGCGTTGGTGCCGCAAGCCTTCCTGCTGCCGGCAATTGGGCGGCTTTGGAGCGGCGCGGCGCAGGTGTACCGGATCAAGGTGCTCGCGGTGGCGCTGGCGGTTTCGGTCGTGGTGCTGGTCGGGATCGCGAACCCGGGCGGCGTGCTGGGCGAGATGCACGAGCAGATCGCGTTCCTGCTGGTCGCGATCATCGGGCTCCTCGCAATCGGCCGGCGCGTGCCGTTCCTGATCGCGCTGGCAGGCGGGCTGTTCATTTTCGGGGGCTATCGCTCGATCCAGATGTCGATCGCCGATGCCCGCACGCGGAGCTATTTCGGCGTCTATACCGTGACCGAGACCGACAGCGAGCGGCGGCTGGCGCATGGCACGACGCTGCACGGCATCCAGTTGCTCGGCGCGCGGTCGCGGCTGCCGACGACCTATTATGTCGCGGGATCGGGCGTGGGGCAGGCGATGCTGGCGCTGCCGCGGCTATACGGCCCCGGAGCGCGCGTGGGGGTCGTCGGGCTCGGTTCGGGGACGCTCGCCTGCTATGCGCGGCCCGGCCAGCAGTGGCGCTTCTACGAGATCGACCCGGCGGTGGTGAAGCTGTCGCGCGATTCGGGACCGTTTACCTTCCTGCCCCAATGCCTGCCGGGCGCAGACATCGCGATCGGCGATGCGCGGCTGCGGCTGGGAGAGGCGCCCGCCGCCAGCCTGGACCTGCTTGCGCTCGACGCTTTCTCTTCGGACGCAGTGCCGATGCATTTGATGACGTCCGAGGCATTCGATACCTATGGCCGGGTGCTCGCCCCCAACGGGCTGTTGCTCGTCCATATCTCGAATCGCTTCCTCGCGCTTTCGCCGGTAGTCGCTGCCGCCGCAGAAAAGGGCGGGTGGCACGCTGCGCGGCTGATCTACGAGCCCAGCGCGCTGGAGAAGCATGACGAGGCGAGCGTATCGGACTGGATCGCGCTCTCGCGCAGCCTGCCGACGCTCATCGCGCTGACCCAGGGCCATCCAGGGTGGCGGACGCTGACGCCGCGCGCGGGCTTTACGGGGTGGACCGACGATTATGCGTCGGTCGTGCCGGTGATGCGCGCGTTCAATCCTTCGCTCGCGGAGGAATAG